A single Marinobacter sp. es.042 DNA region contains:
- the lpxD gene encoding UDP-3-O-(3-hydroxymyristoyl)glucosamine N-acyltransferase, whose translation MTERSYRLGDIASALGAELRGDPDVKVSGLATLQAAGPDQISFLANPSYGKYLADTRASAVIVSPASAKDAPTNVLLLDNPYLGYAQLSHWFDPAPVAIPGVHATAVVDSSASIAEDACIGPNVVVEAEAKIGEKVVVGAGSVIGARASIGTRTLIRPRVTLAHDVVIGERCHILSGAVIGSDGFGFANEKGVWHRIAQLGRVVLGNDVEVGANTTIDRGALDDTVIGNGVKLDNLIQIAHNVRIGDHSAMAAMVGIAGSTRIGRHCVFGGASGVAGHLEIGDQVHLTGMTLVTGDIREPGVYSSGTSADTNRQWRKNAVRFRQLDALARRVKELEKKLEG comes from the coding sequence ATGACAGAAAGGTCCTATCGCCTTGGGGATATTGCCAGTGCCCTCGGTGCGGAGCTACGGGGTGATCCGGATGTGAAGGTATCGGGCCTTGCGACCTTGCAGGCGGCTGGTCCCGACCAGATCAGTTTCCTTGCCAATCCGTCCTACGGTAAATACCTGGCAGATACGCGTGCCTCGGCTGTTATTGTCTCGCCCGCGTCGGCCAAAGATGCTCCGACCAACGTCCTGTTACTGGACAACCCTTATCTCGGATATGCTCAACTGAGCCACTGGTTTGATCCTGCCCCTGTTGCTATCCCCGGCGTTCATGCAACTGCAGTGGTGGATTCGTCTGCGTCCATTGCTGAGGACGCCTGTATTGGCCCCAACGTGGTAGTGGAAGCGGAAGCAAAGATCGGCGAGAAAGTCGTTGTTGGGGCAGGCTCCGTTATTGGCGCCCGCGCCAGCATCGGAACCCGCACGCTGATTCGACCGAGGGTAACGCTGGCCCACGATGTGGTCATTGGTGAGCGTTGTCACATCCTCAGCGGCGCCGTTATTGGCTCCGACGGTTTTGGCTTCGCCAATGAGAAGGGCGTATGGCATCGTATCGCGCAACTCGGTCGGGTTGTGCTCGGAAATGATGTGGAAGTGGGGGCAAACACCACCATTGATCGCGGTGCACTGGACGACACGGTGATTGGCAACGGCGTAAAGCTCGATAACCTGATCCAGATTGCCCATAACGTTCGCATCGGTGATCACAGCGCCATGGCGGCCATGGTTGGCATTGCCGGAAGTACTCGTATTGGTCGGCACTGCGTGTTTGGTGGCGCCTCGGGCGTGGCCGGCCATCTCGAGATTGGGGATCAGGTCCATCTGACAGGTATGACTCTGGTGACCGGGGATATCCGTGAGCCCGGAGTCTATTCATCTGGCACCAGCGCCGATACCAACCGTCAGTGGCGCAAGAATGCTGTGCGCTTCCGGCAACTTGATGCGCTGGCGCGACGGGTCAAAGAACTGGAAAAGAAATTAGAGGGCTGA
- the lpxA gene encoding acyl-ACP--UDP-N-acetylglucosamine O-acyltransferase → MATNDWSGVHPQAIVDPSARLGDNVTVGPWSYIGPDVEIGEGTEILSHVVVKGPTVIGRNNRIFQFSSIGEECQDKKYAGEPTTLVIGDNNVIRENCTVHRGTVQDRGETRIGSGNLLMAYVHVAHDCIVGDNTILANCATLAGHVSVGDFAILGGGTMVHQFCHIGPHSMAAGGSIVLKDIPAYVMASGQSAQPHGMNVEGLKRRGFSKDVLLALRRAYKVIYRQGLTTEQAVEELEKSYSDVAEIRPLIDSLRGAHRGIIR, encoded by the coding sequence ATGGCGACGAATGACTGGTCGGGTGTCCATCCTCAGGCGATTGTAGACCCGTCAGCCAGGCTCGGGGACAACGTTACTGTCGGGCCCTGGAGCTACATTGGCCCCGATGTGGAAATCGGCGAGGGTACCGAGATCCTGTCCCACGTGGTGGTAAAGGGGCCGACGGTTATCGGCCGGAATAACCGTATTTTCCAGTTCTCCAGTATCGGCGAGGAATGCCAGGACAAGAAATACGCGGGCGAACCAACCACACTGGTGATTGGTGACAACAACGTGATTCGCGAGAATTGCACGGTTCATCGGGGCACGGTCCAGGACCGGGGTGAAACCCGTATCGGCAGCGGCAACCTTTTGATGGCGTACGTGCATGTCGCTCATGACTGTATCGTCGGTGACAACACCATTCTGGCCAATTGTGCCACCCTGGCGGGCCATGTATCCGTCGGTGATTTCGCGATCCTGGGCGGTGGTACCATGGTGCACCAGTTCTGTCATATTGGTCCCCACAGCATGGCCGCCGGTGGCAGCATCGTACTCAAGGACATCCCGGCCTATGTGATGGCGAGCGGTCAGTCTGCTCAGCCACACGGCATGAACGTGGAAGGCCTCAAGCGTCGTGGTTTCAGCAAGGATGTCTTGCTGGCTCTGCGCCGCGCCTACAAGGTGATCTATCGCCAGGGGCTGACAACAGAACAGGCCGTCGAAGAGCTTGAGAAGTCCTACTCCGATGTTGCAGAAATACGCCCCCTCATTGACTCCCTGCGTGGAGCTCACCGCGGCATCATCCGCTAA
- the fabZ gene encoding 3-hydroxyacyl-ACP dehydratase FabZ → MMNIDEILEYLPHRYPFLLVDRVTEVEKGKSIKGYKNISFNESFFQGHFPNNPIMPGVLIIEAMAQLSGILGFVTVGRKPSDGVVQYLAGSSKARFKRPVLPGDQLCMESELISGKRGIYKFECRALVDGEVVCVAEILTAEREV, encoded by the coding sequence ATGATGAACATCGACGAAATTCTGGAATACCTGCCGCACCGATACCCGTTTTTGCTGGTGGATCGGGTAACGGAGGTCGAAAAAGGAAAATCGATCAAGGGCTACAAGAATATTTCGTTCAACGAGTCATTCTTTCAGGGCCACTTCCCGAACAACCCGATCATGCCGGGCGTTCTGATTATCGAAGCCATGGCCCAGCTCTCGGGCATTCTCGGTTTTGTGACTGTGGGCCGGAAACCTTCTGACGGCGTGGTACAATACCTCGCCGGCTCGAGCAAGGCCCGGTTCAAGCGCCCGGTTTTGCCGGGAGATCAACTGTGCATGGAGTCGGAACTCATCTCCGGTAAACGGGGTATTTACAAATTCGAGTGTCGCGCCCTGGTCGACGGTGAAGTCGTCTGTGTGGCAGAGATTCTGACCGCTGAGAGAGAAGTTTGA
- the bamA gene encoding outer membrane protein assembly factor BamA, with protein MRRSLLGVAVGLAVAVSGLKPALADQFTVADIEVEGLQRVSAGTVFSAFPVNIGEQVDETELAGAIKSLFRTGLFTDIEASRDAGVLILTVRERPSISDIEIEGNKNIETEMLMDALAGAGLQEGQVFRRATLERLELEILRSYIAQGRYNARVKATAEELPRNRVAIRLDINEGSVAAIHHINLIGNKDFSDEELQELFELQSTSWWNSLTNSDKYARERLSGDLESLRSFYLDRGYLDFNVESSQVSISPDKQKVFIAIALNEGPQYTISEINLRGDLIVGEEELRALIPVEEGDVFSRSRMTAISESLAFRLGREGYAFANVNAVPEPGENNTAAVTFFVEPGKRAYVRRINFDGNVSTRDDVLRQEMTQMEGGVASSDRIEFSKTKLERLGFFQTVNVETVPVPGTDDLVDVNYSVEEQPTGSLSASVGFSQDSGVILGANVSENNFFGTGKRVSFGVNVSDSIKSANISYLDPYYTVDGVSRGFSVFARETDFEEEDISSFLLDEYGGRVTFGYPTDNITRLNFGAGVTQSNLTEGLFTSQEVSEFIDEEGDSFTNFFLFGSWRRSTLNRGVLPTDGYSHSLSLDVAVPGSDLTFYKATHRTDFYYPVTNDNRWVFRTRTEIGYGDGYGDVDQLPFYEHYYTGGYGSVRGYEANSLGLKATNNINDLSDPDPFGGNVLTEGGLELIFPTPFAGDTRSMRTAFFLDAGQVFDTARGFDPQLSEIRMAAGVGFQWITAVGPLAFSLAYPLNDKASDDTQVFQFSLGQTF; from the coding sequence ATGAGACGTTCTCTTCTAGGTGTAGCCGTTGGCCTCGCTGTGGCTGTGTCCGGCCTGAAGCCAGCACTTGCTGATCAGTTCACGGTGGCGGATATTGAGGTGGAAGGCTTGCAGAGGGTATCTGCGGGTACCGTGTTTTCCGCGTTCCCTGTCAATATTGGTGAACAGGTGGACGAGACTGAGCTGGCTGGTGCGATCAAATCGCTGTTCCGGACAGGGCTTTTTACCGACATTGAGGCCAGCCGGGATGCCGGCGTACTCATCCTGACGGTGCGCGAACGTCCCTCCATCAGTGACATCGAGATTGAGGGTAACAAGAACATCGAAACCGAGATGTTGATGGACGCGCTGGCGGGTGCCGGGCTCCAGGAGGGGCAGGTGTTCCGGCGCGCAACCCTTGAGCGTCTCGAGCTTGAAATCCTGCGCTCCTACATTGCCCAGGGGCGCTACAACGCCCGGGTAAAGGCTACGGCCGAGGAACTGCCCAGAAACCGCGTTGCGATTCGCCTGGATATCAACGAGGGGTCGGTCGCTGCGATTCACCATATCAATCTGATCGGCAACAAGGATTTCAGCGACGAGGAGTTGCAGGAACTGTTCGAGCTGCAGTCCACGAGCTGGTGGAATTCCCTGACCAACTCGGACAAGTACGCCAGAGAGCGGCTAAGCGGCGATCTGGAATCGCTACGGTCATTCTATCTTGACCGCGGGTATCTTGATTTCAACGTGGAATCCAGTCAGGTCTCCATTTCCCCTGACAAACAAAAAGTCTTTATTGCGATCGCCCTGAATGAGGGGCCCCAATACACCATTTCGGAAATCAACCTTCGCGGGGATCTCATCGTGGGGGAAGAGGAATTGCGTGCGTTGATTCCGGTTGAGGAAGGCGACGTGTTCTCCCGCTCCCGTATGACGGCCATTTCCGAATCCCTGGCGTTCCGGCTCGGGCGTGAGGGCTATGCCTTCGCCAACGTCAATGCTGTTCCGGAGCCCGGTGAGAACAACACGGCTGCCGTCACCTTCTTTGTGGAGCCTGGCAAGCGGGCCTATGTGCGCAGGATCAATTTCGATGGTAACGTGTCGACCCGTGATGATGTGCTTCGCCAGGAAATGACGCAGATGGAGGGGGGCGTGGCCTCTTCCGACCGCATCGAATTCTCCAAGACCAAGCTCGAACGTCTTGGCTTCTTCCAGACCGTGAACGTTGAAACCGTGCCTGTGCCAGGCACTGACGATCTGGTTGATGTGAACTACTCTGTCGAAGAACAGCCCACAGGCAGCCTGTCCGCGTCTGTCGGTTTCTCCCAGGATTCCGGGGTGATCCTAGGTGCCAATGTCTCCGAGAACAACTTCTTCGGTACGGGTAAACGGGTATCTTTCGGTGTGAACGTCAGTGATTCCATCAAGAGTGCGAACATCTCCTATCTCGATCCGTACTACACCGTTGATGGTGTGAGTCGGGGTTTTAGTGTTTTCGCCCGTGAGACTGACTTTGAAGAAGAGGATATCTCCTCATTCCTGCTGGATGAATATGGTGGCCGGGTAACCTTCGGATATCCCACCGACAACATTACCCGCCTGAATTTCGGCGCTGGCGTAACCCAATCGAATCTGACGGAAGGTCTGTTCACCTCCCAAGAGGTAAGTGAGTTTATTGATGAAGAGGGCGACTCATTCACCAACTTTTTCCTGTTTGGAAGCTGGCGCCGCAGTACCCTGAACCGTGGTGTCTTGCCAACCGACGGTTACAGTCACTCGCTGTCTCTTGATGTGGCGGTTCCGGGTAGTGATCTGACGTTTTATAAGGCCACACACAGAACCGATTTCTACTACCCGGTTACAAATGACAATCGCTGGGTTTTCCGAACGCGCACTGAGATTGGCTATGGAGATGGTTACGGCGATGTCGATCAGTTGCCGTTTTACGAACACTATTACACCGGTGGCTACGGATCTGTGCGTGGTTACGAGGCTAACTCTTTGGGCCTCAAAGCAACCAATAACATCAACGACCTTTCCGATCCTGATCCGTTCGGCGGTAACGTGCTGACCGAGGGAGGACTTGAGCTGATTTTCCCGACGCCCTTTGCCGGCGATACCCGTTCGATGAGGACCGCCTTTTTCCTCGATGCCGGCCAGGTATTTGACACGGCACGGGGGTTTGATCCGCAGCTGAGTGAAATCAGGATGGCCGCCGGTGTTGGCTTCCAGTGGATTACCGCGGTTGGTCCGCTGGCATTCAGTCTCGCCTACCCGCTGAACGACAAGGCTAGCGACGACACTCAGGTGTTCCAGTTCTCGCTGGGCCAGACCTTCTAA
- the lpxB gene encoding lipid-A-disaccharide synthase, which translates to MTDLSHATISERKITFGIIAGEASGDILGAGLIRSLRQRYPQARFVGIGGEEMVAEGFHSLVPMERLSVMGLVEVLGRIRELFSIRARLLDYFFATPPDVVIGIDSPDFTLAIERRCREAGILSVHYVSPSVWAWRQKRIFKIAKSVNLMLTLFPFEARFYEEHQVPVAFVGHPLADRIPVAPDTLKMRESLGINADAPVLAVLPGSRAGEVERLGTLFLEASRWIQERRPDLQLVIPCVNRDREKQVRDLVDALELKLPVTIIRGRSRDVMAASDVVLLASGTATLEAMLLKKPMVVGYRLSGFSYALLSKLVKVPHVALPNLLAKRQLVPELLQDDATAESLGAAVLERLENKEERARLNEAFTELHHALKQGADEKAAQAISDLIEQGAH; encoded by the coding sequence GTGACAGATCTTTCTCACGCGACCATCAGCGAGCGTAAAATCACATTCGGAATCATTGCCGGTGAGGCATCGGGGGATATCCTCGGTGCCGGCCTGATCCGTTCGCTGCGCCAACGCTATCCCCAGGCCCGGTTTGTCGGCATTGGCGGGGAGGAAATGGTTGCGGAGGGATTTCATTCCCTGGTGCCGATGGAACGTCTTTCGGTCATGGGGCTGGTGGAGGTTCTTGGACGAATTCGTGAACTGTTCAGCATCCGGGCCCGGCTCCTGGACTATTTCTTCGCCACGCCACCGGATGTCGTGATCGGTATCGATTCTCCGGATTTTACGCTTGCGATCGAACGGCGCTGCCGCGAGGCCGGCATTCTTTCCGTGCATTATGTCAGCCCATCGGTCTGGGCCTGGCGGCAGAAGCGGATCTTCAAAATTGCCAAGTCGGTCAACCTGATGTTGACGCTGTTTCCTTTCGAAGCGAGGTTTTACGAGGAGCATCAGGTGCCTGTAGCCTTCGTGGGCCATCCACTGGCGGATCGAATTCCCGTGGCACCGGATACCCTCAAGATGCGGGAGTCGTTGGGAATAAATGCGGATGCACCCGTACTGGCGGTGCTTCCCGGTAGTCGTGCAGGAGAAGTGGAGAGACTTGGTACCTTGTTCCTTGAGGCCTCTCGCTGGATACAGGAAAGAAGACCTGATCTGCAGTTGGTGATCCCCTGCGTGAACCGGGACCGGGAGAAGCAGGTGCGCGATCTGGTCGATGCGTTGGAGTTGAAGCTTCCGGTTACCATAATACGCGGGCGTTCCAGGGATGTTATGGCCGCCTCCGACGTTGTGCTCTTGGCCTCTGGAACGGCAACACTCGAAGCGATGCTTCTTAAAAAGCCGATGGTTGTAGGGTACCGCCTGAGCGGGTTCAGCTATGCTCTTCTGTCGAAGTTGGTGAAGGTGCCTCATGTCGCATTGCCCAATCTCCTCGCCAAGCGCCAGCTTGTTCCAGAGCTGCTCCAGGACGACGCCACGGCCGAGAGTCTGGGTGCAGCAGTGCTTGAGCGACTCGAGAACAAAGAAGAGAGGGCGAGGCTTAACGAAGCCTTTACCGAGTTGCACCATGCACTGAAGCAGGGGGCTGATGAAAAAGCCGCTCAAGCGATCTCAGACCTGATAGAGCAGGGTGCCCACTGA
- the rseP gene encoding RIP metalloprotease RseP — MQIIETVLALALTLGILVTLHEYGHFWVARRCGVKVLRFSVGFGKPMFSWYDRHGTEFAVAAIPLGGYVKMLDEREGPVPEELRDQAFTSKPPGQRIAIAAAGPVANFIFAIFAYWLLSVVGVTHVAPIVGQIADESVAERVGLQEGMEIHAVDGHRVSSWRDVNMRILERTGEHGLISMEVSEDGARGTISGELSGWGLSDDTPNPLAEFGITPWRPAVPPVLGQISDGGRAQAAGLQPGDRIVAVNGESINSWFELVEFIRNAPEQTLQVTIERNGAEQAVSVTPEARAEESGESIGFVGAGVEAISWPEEVLRDVSYGPFAAVPVALSETWADTRLTLVAIQKMFTGLLSPTNLSGPITIARVAEASVSSGFEDFVRFLAYLSVSLGILNLLPVPVLDGGHIVYYTIEALRGKPLSEQAQAFGLRIGMAMILTLMVFALYNDLMRL, encoded by the coding sequence ATGCAGATTATTGAAACCGTCCTAGCACTCGCACTTACCCTGGGTATCCTCGTGACCTTGCACGAATACGGTCATTTCTGGGTTGCCCGGCGTTGCGGCGTGAAAGTGCTCCGTTTCTCGGTGGGTTTCGGGAAACCGATGTTTTCATGGTACGACAGGCATGGAACCGAGTTTGCGGTTGCCGCCATTCCATTGGGTGGCTACGTGAAAATGCTGGATGAGCGCGAAGGGCCGGTGCCAGAAGAACTGAGGGACCAGGCCTTTACCTCCAAACCGCCAGGGCAGCGCATTGCCATCGCCGCAGCCGGTCCCGTGGCCAACTTCATTTTCGCTATTTTCGCATACTGGCTGTTGAGCGTGGTCGGCGTTACCCATGTCGCGCCCATTGTTGGGCAGATTGCCGATGAGAGCGTGGCCGAGCGGGTCGGTCTGCAGGAAGGCATGGAAATCCACGCGGTGGATGGCCACCGGGTAAGCTCCTGGCGCGATGTGAATATGCGCATTCTGGAGCGGACCGGGGAGCATGGCCTGATTTCCATGGAGGTTTCGGAGGACGGCGCGCGCGGGACGATCAGCGGCGAGCTTTCCGGTTGGGGCCTGAGTGATGACACCCCCAATCCTTTGGCCGAGTTCGGTATCACACCATGGCGCCCGGCGGTTCCCCCGGTACTGGGGCAGATTTCCGACGGTGGCCGCGCTCAGGCGGCAGGGCTTCAGCCTGGTGACCGCATCGTGGCCGTCAACGGGGAATCTATCAACAGCTGGTTCGAGCTGGTTGAATTTATTCGCAATGCCCCGGAGCAGACGCTGCAGGTAACCATCGAACGTAATGGTGCGGAACAAGCTGTCAGTGTAACGCCGGAGGCGAGGGCCGAAGAGAGCGGGGAGTCGATTGGTTTTGTCGGTGCCGGTGTGGAAGCTATTTCCTGGCCGGAAGAGGTTTTGCGGGATGTCAGCTACGGCCCGTTCGCTGCGGTGCCGGTTGCCCTCAGCGAAACCTGGGCAGATACCCGTCTGACGCTGGTGGCCATCCAGAAGATGTTTACTGGCCTGCTGTCGCCCACCAATCTCAGCGGGCCCATCACCATTGCCCGGGTGGCTGAAGCCAGTGTCAGCTCCGGATTCGAAGACTTCGTGCGTTTTCTTGCCTATCTCAGCGTGAGTCTGGGCATTCTGAATCTTTTACCTGTGCCGGTTCTTGATGGTGGTCATATCGTCTACTACACCATCGAAGCCCTCCGTGGAAAGCCGCTTTCCGAGCAGGCTCAGGCGTTTGGATTACGAATTGGTATGGCAATGATCCTCACATTAATGGTGTTTGCTCTTTACAACGACCTGATGCGGTTGTGA
- a CDS encoding OmpH family outer membrane protein, protein MSRFVLMFAAVMLAFSFPAMAETRIGVVDLRQALFSSDDAKTFSESLQKDFAGDEARVREAQEEARKLQERLEKDGAMMNESERNQLAGEFQEKVKEFNFLKQRLDSTVNQRKQAFLEQARPEVDAAVKELLEENNLDLILPSEAVVYVKPEMNLTSQLLEKLNR, encoded by the coding sequence ATGTCCCGATTTGTGTTGATGTTCGCTGCCGTGATGCTGGCGTTTTCATTCCCGGCGATGGCCGAAACCCGCATTGGTGTGGTCGATCTGCGTCAGGCACTGTTCTCGTCTGACGATGCCAAGACCTTCAGCGAGTCGCTTCAGAAAGACTTTGCCGGCGATGAAGCCCGGGTTCGCGAAGCGCAGGAAGAAGCTCGCAAGCTTCAGGAGCGTCTGGAAAAAGACGGTGCCATGATGAACGAGAGCGAGCGTAACCAGCTGGCCGGCGAGTTTCAGGAAAAGGTAAAAGAGTTCAACTTTTTGAAGCAGCGGCTGGATTCTACAGTGAATCAGCGCAAGCAGGCGTTTCTCGAGCAAGCCCGTCCCGAGGTAGACGCTGCGGTCAAGGAGCTGCTTGAGGAGAACAACCTTGATCTGATCCTTCCGAGCGAAGCGGTTGTCTATGTAAAGCCGGAAATGAATCTGACCTCTCAGCTTCTTGAAAAACTGAACCGTTAA
- the rnhB gene encoding ribonuclease HII, producing MPKSPLPPFECRYTGSLLAGVDEVGRGPLIGAVVTAAVILDPDRPIAGLADSKKLTEKRCNALYDQILEHAKAWSIGRCESHEIDRLNIYQATMLAMERAVSGLAVVPEYVLVDGNRCPKWRWPSEPVVKGDSRVAAISAASIIAKVTRDREMEALEARFPGFGLAQHKGYPTPVHLEALRRLGATTEHRRSFRPVQEVIETVGFYRDQIATEPEGLQYRADLFEDID from the coding sequence ATGCCCAAGAGCCCTTTGCCACCCTTCGAGTGTCGTTACACCGGTTCTTTGCTTGCCGGTGTGGACGAAGTCGGTCGGGGGCCGCTCATCGGGGCCGTTGTGACTGCCGCGGTCATTCTGGATCCGGACCGGCCAATCGCAGGCCTGGCTGACTCAAAGAAGCTGACCGAGAAGCGTTGCAACGCCCTCTACGATCAGATTCTCGAGCATGCCAAAGCCTGGAGCATTGGCCGGTGCGAGTCCCACGAAATTGACCGGCTGAATATCTACCAGGCCACAATGCTGGCTATGGAGCGCGCAGTGTCGGGGCTGGCTGTGGTGCCTGAGTACGTTCTGGTGGATGGCAATCGCTGTCCCAAGTGGCGCTGGCCGTCGGAACCGGTTGTCAAAGGCGATAGTCGGGTGGCAGCCATCAGCGCCGCTTCTATTATTGCCAAAGTAACGCGTGACCGGGAAATGGAAGCGCTGGAAGCGCGTTTTCCCGGTTTCGGCCTGGCGCAGCACAAAGGTTATCCGACCCCGGTCCATCTGGAAGCCCTGCGCCGCCTCGGAGCAACCACTGAACACCGCCGCTCGTTTCGACCTGTTCAGGAAGTGATTGAGACAGTGGGGTTTTATCGAGATCAGATTGCCACAGAGCCCGAAGGGCTCCAGTACCGGGCCGACCTTTTCGAAGATATCGATTGA
- the ispC gene encoding 1-deoxy-D-xylulose-5-phosphate reductoisomerase — MVTRSISVLGATGSIGLSTLDVVRRHPDRFSVYALTASTRAEELAALCREFRPKVAVMADPEAANVLSKLLVDLPETRVLGGLEGLCEVASTPDVDTVMAAIVGAAGLSPTLSAVRAGKRVLLANKEALVMSGKLFMDAVAEAGAELLPIDSEHNAIFQCMPADKVRDPAGAGITRILLTASGGPFREHSAEDLRSVTPAQACAHPNWSMGQKISVDSATLMNKGLELIEACWLFNTTPQKVEVHVHPESIIHSMVEYADGSVLAQLGSPDMRTPIANGMAWPERIDAGVAPLDLFAIGRFHFERPDLGRFPCLRLAAEAFEAGGTAPAVLNAANEVAVAAFLEGSLCFSDIPVIIERTLVATAVEPADSFDIIFAKDKEARARAREQIGLLTV, encoded by the coding sequence ATGGTAACCCGCTCTATCAGTGTTCTCGGGGCGACCGGCTCCATCGGTCTCAGTACCCTGGACGTTGTTCGGCGCCACCCTGACCGCTTCTCGGTCTATGCGCTCACAGCCAGTACCCGTGCTGAAGAGCTCGCGGCCCTCTGCCGTGAATTTCGTCCGAAAGTGGCGGTCATGGCTGATCCTGAAGCGGCCAATGTGCTCTCAAAATTGCTGGTAGACCTGCCTGAAACTCGCGTGCTTGGCGGGCTGGAAGGGTTGTGCGAGGTGGCCTCCACCCCCGATGTCGACACTGTGATGGCGGCTATCGTCGGGGCAGCGGGTCTTTCGCCAACACTGTCGGCGGTGCGGGCGGGAAAGCGGGTATTGCTTGCCAACAAAGAAGCGCTTGTGATGTCTGGCAAACTGTTTATGGATGCCGTGGCCGAAGCGGGGGCAGAATTGCTGCCGATCGACTCCGAGCACAACGCGATTTTCCAGTGCATGCCGGCCGACAAGGTCCGGGACCCTGCCGGTGCCGGCATCACTCGTATACTTCTGACAGCCTCCGGTGGCCCGTTCAGGGAACATTCTGCCGAGGATCTTCGATCGGTAACGCCCGCCCAGGCCTGTGCCCATCCGAATTGGTCCATGGGGCAAAAGATTTCCGTGGACTCGGCCACCCTGATGAACAAGGGCCTGGAGCTCATTGAAGCCTGCTGGCTGTTCAACACCACACCCCAGAAAGTTGAGGTGCATGTCCACCCTGAGAGTATTATCCACTCGATGGTTGAATATGCCGATGGCTCCGTTCTGGCCCAGCTTGGCAGTCCCGATATGAGAACACCGATTGCCAACGGCATGGCCTGGCCAGAGCGCATTGATGCCGGCGTTGCCCCCCTCGACCTGTTTGCGATCGGCCGCTTTCACTTCGAGCGTCCGGATCTGGGTCGTTTTCCGTGTCTGCGCCTCGCGGCGGAAGCGTTTGAGGCGGGTGGCACTGCGCCGGCGGTTCTCAATGCCGCCAATGAGGTGGCTGTTGCTGCTTTTCTCGAGGGCAGCCTGTGTTTTTCGGATATCCCCGTTATCATAGAGCGAACGCTGGTCGCGACTGCTGTTGAACCAGCAGACAGCTTTGACATTATCTTTGCAAAGGATAAAGAGGCACGGGCCCGTGCGCGGGAACAGATAGGTCTGTTAACTGTCTGA
- a CDS encoding fibronectin type III domain-containing protein has product MTPVTPIIVRVLYNLTKSTIYWCLMLMKRVIKVSQAWIAAFIFGALLTGCGGGSSGSASVDSPGDSGDSAGSGSQVDSGGAGGQESSPERSAVLSWSAPLTRVNGESIPMGELDKYVIRYGQDADELSEEVVVTNAQAEAEMSYEVSGLDAGTWYFTIQVQDTNGLTSEPSDVVSKSIRS; this is encoded by the coding sequence ATGACCCCAGTCACACCGATAATCGTCCGCGTTTTATACAATTTAACAAAGTCGACGATTTATTGGTGCTTAATGCTTATGAAACGCGTCATCAAAGTGTCACAGGCATGGATCGCCGCGTTTATTTTTGGAGCACTTCTCACAGGCTGTGGGGGTGGATCATCGGGTAGTGCTAGCGTCGATTCGCCGGGCGATTCTGGAGATTCCGCTGGATCAGGCAGTCAAGTTGATTCCGGGGGCGCCGGCGGACAAGAGTCATCTCCAGAGCGCTCCGCAGTATTGAGCTGGAGCGCTCCCCTGACTCGCGTTAACGGCGAGAGCATTCCGATGGGTGAGCTCGACAAATATGTGATCCGGTACGGTCAGGATGCTGACGAGCTGAGCGAAGAGGTGGTCGTCACCAATGCTCAGGCCGAAGCGGAAATGTCCTACGAGGTGAGTGGTCTGGACGCAGGGACCTGGTATTTCACTATCCAGGTTCAGGATACCAACGGGCTGACCAGTGAGCCCTCCGATGTTGTGAGCAAGTCCATCCGTTCCTGA